A single window of Agromyces aureus DNA harbors:
- a CDS encoding cytochrome c oxidase assembly protein, with protein MIGVLATTTGPAPVFEVTPIIEYGLPVMKGLTNLATATTIGGLLLATLILPRASPGYGYALDVSACGALVWTVSAAAATVLTFLSVAGTVPPELFGPSLGQFLTQIELGRAWLATVLTASALTLLCFAVRNQTAVAFVMIAAFAAMVPVSLQGHAAGAGSHTAAASALWLHVAASAAWIGGLLALVLTHRRVPEPQASNALTRYSSIALVSFIVLTTAGTVGAALRLQSPEQMLTTDWGRLLSAKVVLLLALGVLGAYYRTRLLTKPARPSSVRSRIWRLVIVELAIMGVASGLATVLSRTSPPVVEQIANTPSQRLTGQDLPLPFSPLRVLDAWSLDPVWLLVAGLGTAAYIRAVVQLRRRGQPWPTWRSASWVVGMALLYYVTSGAPNVYSPYLITAQTVSQGVLILTVPLLLVLSAPTSLLLRAARPRSDGSRGVREWAVLVVQSRVAAVATHPIATVALFACSMILLYTPTVLRWVLEDPVGQQWATAQFLIVGILFCQSILETGQDGRGSPYPLRLMALLVALVFLTIFGLTLLTRNDLLLPSWYGIIAEGWEVDPLSAQQAAGVTLWAVVTLPALILTAILGYQWTHADREQFHNRPGTIPGWDGHSGAPVPATSSRDRHR; from the coding sequence GTGATCGGGGTGCTCGCGACGACCACTGGACCCGCCCCGGTCTTCGAAGTCACGCCCATCATCGAGTACGGGTTGCCCGTCATGAAGGGGCTCACCAACCTCGCGACCGCGACAACGATCGGCGGGCTGCTGCTGGCGACCCTGATCCTCCCGAGAGCATCACCCGGATACGGGTACGCGCTCGACGTCAGCGCTTGCGGCGCCCTCGTTTGGACGGTGAGCGCCGCGGCAGCTACCGTGCTGACCTTCCTCAGCGTCGCTGGGACGGTGCCCCCTGAACTCTTCGGACCGAGTCTGGGTCAATTTCTGACGCAGATCGAACTCGGCCGAGCCTGGCTGGCCACGGTTCTGACCGCTTCTGCGCTGACGTTGTTGTGCTTCGCTGTTCGCAACCAAACTGCCGTGGCGTTCGTCATGATCGCCGCGTTCGCAGCCATGGTGCCAGTGTCGTTGCAGGGACATGCGGCGGGCGCTGGCAGCCACACCGCTGCGGCCAGCGCGCTGTGGCTCCACGTCGCGGCCAGCGCTGCTTGGATCGGCGGGCTCCTCGCCCTCGTCCTCACGCACCGGCGAGTTCCGGAGCCTCAGGCGTCGAACGCGCTGACTCGGTACTCCAGCATCGCGCTCGTCAGCTTCATCGTCCTCACCACCGCCGGCACGGTCGGGGCGGCGTTGCGGCTGCAATCTCCGGAGCAGATGCTCACGACCGATTGGGGACGCCTGCTCTCAGCCAAGGTCGTTCTCCTGTTGGCGCTCGGCGTCTTGGGCGCCTACTACCGGACCCGCCTGCTTACCAAGCCAGCCAGGCCTTCATCAGTTCGGTCTCGGATCTGGCGACTCGTCATTGTCGAGCTTGCGATCATGGGGGTCGCATCCGGGCTTGCCACGGTCCTCTCCCGGACATCGCCACCGGTTGTGGAGCAGATCGCGAACACCCCATCTCAGCGCCTCACAGGTCAGGATCTCCCGCTCCCTTTCAGTCCGCTCCGCGTGTTGGACGCCTGGTCGCTCGACCCGGTCTGGCTCCTCGTCGCTGGTCTCGGCACAGCCGCATACATCCGCGCGGTGGTCCAGCTCAGACGACGAGGACAACCATGGCCAACCTGGCGCAGCGCGAGCTGGGTCGTTGGGATGGCGTTGCTGTACTACGTCACGAGCGGCGCCCCGAACGTGTACTCCCCGTATCTGATCACAGCTCAAACGGTCAGCCAGGGTGTGCTCATTCTGACGGTGCCTCTGCTTCTCGTCCTCAGTGCACCGACCTCATTGCTCCTCCGAGCGGCGCGACCACGGAGTGACGGCAGCCGCGGCGTGCGGGAGTGGGCCGTCCTCGTGGTGCAGTCCCGCGTGGCCGCCGTGGCCACCCACCCGATCGCGACCGTCGCCCTGTTCGCCTGCTCGATGATCCTGTTGTACACCCCGACCGTTCTCAGGTGGGTCCTGGAGGATCCCGTCGGTCAGCAATGGGCGACCGCGCAATTCCTAATCGTCGGCATCCTCTTCTGCCAATCGATCCTCGAAACAGGGCAGGATGGTCGGGGCAGCCCCTACCCGCTCCGTTTGATGGCTTTGCTCGTCGCTTTGGTCTTCCTGACCATCTTCGGTCTGACCCTGCTGACTCGGAACGACCTGCTCCTGCCGAGCTGGTATGGGATCATTGCCGAAGGCTGGGAAGTCGACCCACTCTCAGCGCAACAAGCCGCAGGCGTCACCTTGTGGGCTGTCGTGACGCTTCCGGCCCTGATCCTCACGGCAATCCTGGGCTACCAGTGGACCCACGCCGATCGGGAGCAGTTCCACAACCGACCCGGAACGATTCCGGGTTGGGACGGTCATTCCGGCGCCCCCGTACCGGCCACATCATCTCGAGACAGACACCGATGA
- a CDS encoding TlpA family protein disulfide reductase, translated as MTGRIRSRLAATFLGVLLLSGCSSNDVATQYREGSGKNFIAGNGTITEVPMAERGQTVEFDGISDAGAQLSSTDFDGQPLVVNFWYAGCAPCRKEAPDLQTLSEQFEPDGVQFIGVNIRDQVATARAFAETYGVTYPSIIDADGGAALLAFSGVIAPNAVPTTLVLDAEHRVAARVLGRVTSPSILEALINTVLSETP; from the coding sequence ATGACCGGCCGGATTCGATCCCGGCTCGCCGCCACGTTCCTCGGCGTGCTCCTGCTCAGCGGGTGTTCGTCCAATGATGTGGCCACGCAGTACCGGGAAGGAAGCGGGAAGAACTTCATCGCGGGCAACGGCACGATCACCGAGGTTCCCATGGCTGAGCGCGGCCAGACGGTGGAGTTCGATGGCATCTCGGATGCCGGCGCCCAGCTCAGTTCTACGGACTTCGACGGACAACCTCTCGTGGTGAACTTCTGGTATGCGGGCTGCGCCCCGTGCCGGAAAGAGGCTCCAGACCTTCAAACACTGTCCGAGCAGTTCGAACCGGACGGGGTCCAGTTCATCGGCGTGAACATTCGTGACCAGGTCGCGACAGCTCGTGCCTTCGCCGAAACCTACGGGGTGACATACCCATCGATCATCGATGCTGACGGTGGTGCGGCGCTGCTCGCATTTAGCGGAGTCATCGCACCCAACGCCGTGCCCACCACATTGGTCCTGGATGCCGAGCACCGGGTGGCAGCCCGCGTGCTCGGCAGGGTGACAAGCCCATCAATCCTCGAGGCGCTCATCAACACTGTGCTCTCGGAGACACCATGA
- a CDS encoding DsbA family protein, with protein MTAPRNPSKATRPATPTGTVEKARTRRVLWINVGAVFAFLLVVVIIFLVTRPTSSDPNANSTTAPNEVIREDSHILGEPGATDVTLVEFLDFECEACGAAFPFIESLRQKYAGEVTFVARYFPIPSHQNALNAAIAAEAAGRQDKFEEMYMKLFETQTQWAEQQDSKADVFRQYADELGLDLDQYDADVADPTTEERVLSDQTDGTALGVSGTPTLFLNGELLELRSADDLTSAIDAALGR; from the coding sequence ATGACCGCACCGCGCAACCCCAGCAAGGCCACCCGCCCGGCGACTCCCACCGGCACCGTCGAAAAGGCCAGAACCAGGAGGGTCCTCTGGATCAATGTCGGCGCCGTGTTCGCGTTCCTCCTGGTCGTAGTGATCATCTTCCTCGTCACCCGCCCCACGTCGTCCGATCCCAACGCGAACAGCACCACCGCACCAAATGAGGTGATTCGCGAGGACAGCCACATTCTCGGCGAGCCCGGCGCGACCGATGTCACCCTCGTCGAGTTCCTCGACTTCGAGTGTGAGGCCTGCGGGGCAGCGTTCCCCTTCATCGAGTCACTCCGGCAGAAGTATGCCGGCGAGGTTACGTTCGTGGCCCGGTACTTCCCGATCCCGAGCCACCAGAACGCCCTCAACGCGGCGATCGCGGCGGAAGCGGCGGGGCGTCAAGACAAGTTCGAGGAGATGTACATGAAGCTCTTCGAGACCCAGACTCAGTGGGCTGAACAACAAGACTCGAAGGCCGACGTCTTCCGTCAGTACGCCGACGAGCTCGGCCTGGACCTCGACCAGTACGACGCCGACGTCGCCGACCCGACAACCGAGGAGCGGGTGCTTTCCGACCAGACCGACGGCACCGCACTGGGCGTCAGCGGCACCCCGACCCTCTTTTTGAACGGCGAACTGCTCGAGCTGCGATCGGCGGACGACCTCACCTCGGCGATCGACGCCGCCCTCGGAAGATGA
- a CDS encoding cytochrome c biogenesis CcdA family protein, with protein MIPDSVFTVVLTGELILAIPIALAAGLISFASPCVLPLVPGYLGFIGGIAHPAQGSKRLVAGTVLFIAGFGMVFVAYGAIFGVLGSVLIAWQDLITRALGIIIILMGLVFTGRIRFFQRIIKPQQAQSRGIVGAPILGVVFGLGWTPCMGPTLTAIAALSLDGGSALRGALLGLVYCLGLGLPFLFLALGFSWASTAVMVIRAHLRSVNLAGGLLLILIGVLMLTGVWSTWLYQLQAVIGGVVLPI; from the coding sequence ATGATCCCCGACAGCGTGTTCACCGTTGTACTGACGGGTGAACTGATACTGGCGATCCCGATCGCCCTAGCGGCAGGTCTGATCTCGTTCGCGTCGCCGTGCGTGCTCCCGCTTGTCCCCGGCTACCTCGGGTTCATCGGGGGAATCGCACACCCCGCTCAGGGTTCCAAGCGTTTGGTGGCAGGCACGGTGTTGTTCATCGCCGGGTTCGGAATGGTCTTCGTTGCGTACGGAGCCATTTTCGGCGTCCTCGGTTCAGTACTGATCGCCTGGCAGGACCTGATCACCCGGGCCCTCGGCATCATCATCATCCTGATGGGGCTGGTCTTCACCGGCCGGATCCGATTCTTCCAACGCATCATCAAGCCGCAGCAGGCACAGTCCCGGGGGATCGTTGGCGCTCCGATCCTCGGCGTGGTGTTCGGGCTGGGCTGGACGCCATGCATGGGTCCGACGCTCACTGCAATTGCTGCCTTGAGTCTTGACGGCGGGTCCGCGTTGCGCGGCGCACTCCTCGGTCTGGTCTATTGCCTTGGCCTCGGCCTGCCGTTCCTCTTCCTCGCCCTCGGATTTTCGTGGGCATCGACCGCGGTCATGGTGATCCGCGCCCACCTCCGCAGCGTGAACCTCGCCGGCGGCTTGTTGCTGATCCTGATCGGCGTGCTCATGCTCACCGGAGTGTGGAGTACCTGGCTGTACCAGTTGCAGGCGGTGATTGGCGGTGTCGTCCTCCCGATCTAG
- a CDS encoding M23 family metallopeptidase, producing MGKPERRPPTTAVPVEPSTQPSNTPPRPTRHARPAILARITAALLLATSAMPIAVVGPLSADAYVAAASGRGDTQSISVPPDATLQALSNETYTAVSGEELRAAANMRTAATFINDGNSPIQWPFPVGVPLTDRYGPREAPCGGCSTFHQGLDMTPGEGTPIDAIAAGTVIAAEESDSGFGVSVQVEHVVAGRKYVSLYAHMQFGSLEVTEGDIIAVGQKIGEVGNTGQSTGPHLHLEIWEDGTDPIDPYAWLTEMVG from the coding sequence ATGGGAAAGCCCGAGCGGCGACCACCGACGACCGCGGTCCCGGTCGAGCCTTCCACCCAGCCCTCCAACACCCCGCCACGCCCCACGCGCCATGCCCGACCAGCGATCCTGGCGCGAATAACCGCAGCCCTGCTTCTCGCGACCTCCGCCATGCCGATTGCGGTAGTCGGCCCGCTCTCCGCGGACGCCTACGTCGCCGCAGCGTCGGGGCGCGGAGATACGCAATCGATTTCGGTACCGCCCGATGCGACCCTGCAGGCGCTCTCCAATGAGACCTACACGGCGGTTTCCGGGGAGGAACTGCGCGCTGCGGCGAACATGAGGACCGCGGCAACGTTCATCAACGATGGGAACTCTCCCATTCAGTGGCCATTCCCCGTCGGCGTACCACTGACCGACAGGTACGGGCCACGAGAAGCGCCGTGCGGCGGGTGCTCCACCTTCCATCAAGGCTTGGACATGACCCCGGGCGAAGGCACACCGATCGATGCCATCGCCGCGGGAACCGTCATCGCCGCGGAGGAATCCGACTCGGGATTCGGTGTCTCAGTTCAAGTGGAGCATGTCGTGGCCGGCCGAAAATACGTCAGCTTGTATGCGCACATGCAATTCGGGTCGCTCGAGGTGACCGAAGGGGACATCATCGCGGTCGGTCAGAAGATCGGCGAAGTCGGCAATACCGGTCAGAGCACCGGACCTCACCTGCACCTTGAGATTTGGGAGGACGGGACCGACCCCATCGACCCGTACGCCTGGCTGACCGAGATGGTCGGCTGA
- the lnt gene encoding apolipoprotein N-acyltransferase codes for MAPVAVGALFASLLGRGFGGGVLIGIAGGGAFWLLHVEWLTLYLGPLPWIALAGLETALFALSAGLIAVLLTRGSVIWPTLVGRFGLIPVAVAGVWTAREGVAAVWPYGGFAWGRLSISQASGGLDDLLPWIGAAGVSFVVAWLAALSVQLLRYPQVPFRTASFVIAAAVVVLLAIPGWPTTANATLRVAAVQGGADAGLFAENRPGELLRAHRAATPLLEPDAVDVVVWPENSSDLDPLRSPQSARLLEQLSQDLNAPLVVGTITARGDEFFNTSLLWEPGKGITDWYDKAHPVPFAEYMPDRAFWRPFAPELIDLVTRDYSIGTRENVFDIGGVAAGVSICFDIADDRLITEMIQAGAQVILAQTNNADFGRTDESVQQLAIARMRALETARSVINISTVGTSAIIAPDGSLKSELPTWVPGAIVTEVPLSDTVTPAVIAGRQIEWFVSGLGLAGLMVALAARTAPSAPRAHHRGWPDQKA; via the coding sequence ATGGCGCCCGTCGCCGTGGGCGCACTGTTCGCAAGTTTGCTTGGCCGCGGTTTCGGCGGAGGCGTCCTCATCGGAATCGCCGGTGGGGGTGCGTTCTGGCTCCTCCATGTGGAGTGGCTCACGTTGTACCTCGGCCCCCTGCCGTGGATCGCCTTGGCTGGGCTTGAGACGGCGCTGTTTGCCTTGAGCGCAGGGCTCATTGCCGTTCTCCTCACCCGCGGCAGCGTGATTTGGCCAACCCTCGTAGGTAGGTTCGGGCTGATTCCGGTGGCGGTTGCTGGGGTTTGGACTGCACGCGAGGGGGTTGCCGCGGTGTGGCCGTATGGGGGGTTCGCGTGGGGTCGCTTGTCGATCTCGCAAGCCAGCGGGGGCTTGGATGACCTCCTCCCGTGGATCGGCGCCGCCGGCGTGAGTTTCGTTGTGGCGTGGTTGGCCGCACTGTCCGTGCAGCTGCTTCGCTACCCGCAAGTTCCGTTCCGAACGGCGTCGTTCGTCATCGCTGCTGCCGTCGTAGTCCTCCTCGCAATCCCCGGATGGCCTACGACAGCGAACGCCACGCTCCGGGTTGCGGCGGTCCAAGGCGGTGCTGATGCCGGTCTTTTCGCCGAGAATCGACCGGGCGAGCTGTTGCGTGCCCATCGCGCGGCGACGCCTCTCCTGGAGCCTGACGCAGTCGATGTCGTCGTCTGGCCCGAGAACAGCTCCGATCTCGACCCGCTGCGTTCACCACAATCAGCACGGCTTCTCGAACAGCTTTCCCAAGATCTCAACGCACCGCTGGTCGTCGGTACGATCACCGCGCGTGGCGACGAGTTCTTCAACACATCCCTGCTCTGGGAGCCCGGCAAAGGCATCACCGATTGGTACGACAAAGCTCACCCCGTTCCCTTTGCCGAGTACATGCCTGACCGTGCGTTCTGGCGACCATTCGCGCCTGAACTCATCGACCTCGTCACTCGGGACTACTCGATCGGGACACGCGAGAACGTCTTCGATATCGGCGGTGTAGCGGCCGGGGTATCGATCTGCTTCGACATCGCTGACGACCGCCTCATCACAGAAATGATCCAGGCGGGCGCTCAAGTGATCCTCGCCCAAACAAATAACGCTGACTTCGGCCGGACTGATGAGAGCGTTCAGCAGCTTGCGATAGCTCGCATGCGGGCGCTGGAGACCGCCCGGAGCGTCATCAACATCTCCACCGTCGGAACGAGTGCCATCATCGCACCGGACGGTTCCTTGAAGTCCGAACTGCCCACATGGGTTCCCGGCGCCATCGTCACGGAGGTCCCGCTCTCAGACACGGTCACCCCTGCCGTCATCGCGGGGAGGCAGATCGAATGGTTCGTCTCCGGGCTGGGGCTCGCTGGGCTCATGGTGGCCTTGGCCGCCCGGACCGCCCCATCAGCGCCCCGTGCTCATCATCGAGGATGGCCGGATCAGAAGGCTTAG
- a CDS encoding cytochrome c oxidase assembly protein, with the protein MIRGDVSGPVSIPEEPPSLEQFLIVDLQPVPVLPLLAALLAGAYICGWIRLRMLKRPWPVWRGGLFLIGCLLIAATTGTRLEGYGYELFSVFMFQQLTLMMAIPPLLVLGSPGTLLLRATPHHGVGRLLLRIAIAGLQSRVSRFVLHPGFMIPLFLFAFYGIYLSNIANVLLNTWLGHLGLELSFLAAGILFTVPLISSDPLPKRQSHLGRLVDLFSEMPLHAFFGVIVMMAITPLVPYFASPPPSWAIDPVADQSIAGALAWSYGEAPTLALALVLLARWYRDDTRLARARDFRIDRTGDPELEAYNRYLQRLNAHNRTER; encoded by the coding sequence ATGATCCGCGGTGATGTGAGCGGACCCGTGTCGATTCCAGAGGAACCGCCGAGCCTCGAGCAATTCCTGATAGTCGACCTGCAGCCGGTCCCGGTGCTTCCGCTGCTCGCGGCCCTCCTTGCTGGCGCGTACATCTGCGGCTGGATCCGGCTACGGATGCTCAAACGGCCGTGGCCCGTTTGGCGAGGCGGGCTGTTTCTCATCGGTTGCCTGCTCATCGCAGCGACCACGGGAACCAGGCTGGAAGGATATGGATACGAACTGTTCTCTGTGTTCATGTTCCAGCAACTCACGCTGATGATGGCTATCCCGCCGCTTCTCGTGCTCGGCTCGCCGGGAACGCTGCTGCTCCGAGCCACCCCGCATCATGGCGTCGGCCGGCTGCTGCTTCGGATTGCGATAGCCGGCCTGCAGTCACGAGTTTCGCGGTTCGTGCTCCATCCCGGCTTCATGATTCCGCTGTTCCTGTTCGCGTTCTACGGCATCTACCTCAGCAACATTGCGAACGTTCTGCTGAACACCTGGCTCGGACATCTCGGGCTTGAGCTGTCGTTCCTGGCGGCGGGCATCCTGTTCACCGTCCCGCTCATCTCCTCGGACCCGCTTCCCAAGCGGCAATCCCATCTCGGCCGGCTCGTCGACCTCTTCTCGGAAATGCCGTTGCACGCGTTCTTCGGCGTGATCGTCATGATGGCCATCACGCCACTGGTACCGTACTTCGCTTCACCGCCCCCTTCCTGGGCCATCGACCCCGTGGCCGACCAGAGCATCGCGGGCGCACTCGCATGGTCATACGGTGAAGCCCCAACGCTGGCGTTGGCCCTCGTCCTTCTTGCCCGCTGGTATCGGGACGATACTCGCCTCGCTCGAGCCAGGGACTTCCGTATCGACCGCACCGGTGACCCAGAACTCGAGGCGTATAACCGCTACTTGCAGCGTCTCAACGCGCACAACCGCACGGAGAGGTGA
- a CDS encoding ArsR/SmtB family transcription factor has product MTMNREVARSGLAPATLLFRALGDPNRLLILQHLLSGEHTVRELTEHLRLAQSTVSAHLACLHDCGLVSSQPRGRSTIWSLTAESDLLALLAAAERLLEATGYAVVLCPTCGANAHDVRGELSLVSAEG; this is encoded by the coding sequence ATGACGATGAATCGTGAGGTCGCGCGCTCCGGGCTTGCACCGGCCACTCTTCTGTTTCGTGCCCTCGGCGATCCCAATCGGCTACTCATCCTGCAGCACCTGCTCTCCGGTGAGCACACCGTGCGAGAGTTGACGGAGCATCTCCGTCTCGCTCAGAGCACCGTCAGCGCTCACCTGGCTTGCCTGCACGACTGCGGGCTGGTCTCCTCTCAGCCTCGTGGGCGCTCGACGATCTGGTCACTCACGGCTGAGAGCGATCTGTTGGCGCTCCTTGCTGCGGCAGAGCGGCTCCTCGAGGCCACCGGGTACGCCGTGGTGCTGTGCCCAACCTGCGGGGCCAACGCGCACGACGTGCGCGGTGAGCTGTCCCTCGTCAGCGCGGAAGGCTAG
- a CDS encoding cation diffusion facilitator family transporter codes for MSHEHNHGTSSNRTRLAIAFAITASILIAEVIGAVLTGSLALLVDAGHMLTDAGGLLMALIAASLVLRPATARYTWGFKRAEVLAALAQAAILLAVGIYAFIEGVKRLFEPPEVSSTGLLVFGVIGLVGNIAAILILSAGRGANLNMRAAFLEVINDALGSVAVIISALVIAATGWTQIDALAAMLISALIIPRTLILLKESASVLLESTPKGLDLDDVRAHILAIPHVLAVHDLHASQIATGLPILSAHVVVEPTCFQDGHAPDILADLQKCVADHFQVKIDHSTFQIEPSNHRAAETNAHE; via the coding sequence ATGTCCCACGAACACAACCACGGCACGTCCAGCAACAGGACACGACTCGCGATCGCATTCGCGATAACCGCGTCCATCCTCATCGCGGAGGTGATCGGTGCGGTACTGACCGGTAGCCTCGCCCTCCTCGTCGACGCTGGCCACATGCTCACGGATGCAGGTGGGCTGCTCATGGCGCTCATTGCAGCATCGCTTGTGCTGCGGCCGGCAACCGCTCGGTACACCTGGGGATTCAAGCGAGCGGAGGTGCTCGCCGCCCTTGCGCAGGCCGCCATTCTGCTCGCCGTAGGCATCTACGCGTTCATCGAGGGAGTGAAGCGACTGTTCGAACCACCGGAGGTGTCCTCGACAGGCCTTCTGGTGTTCGGCGTGATCGGACTGGTAGGCAACATCGCTGCCATCCTGATCCTCAGCGCCGGTCGTGGCGCGAACCTCAACATGCGAGCGGCATTTCTTGAGGTCATCAACGACGCGCTCGGATCCGTCGCCGTCATCATCAGTGCACTCGTCATCGCGGCCACAGGCTGGACGCAGATCGACGCTCTGGCCGCCATGCTGATCAGCGCGCTCATCATCCCCAGAACGCTGATCCTGCTCAAGGAATCGGCGAGCGTTCTTCTCGAATCAACACCAAAGGGACTCGATCTCGACGATGTCCGGGCCCACATCCTCGCAATCCCGCATGTACTCGCCGTGCACGACCTGCATGCATCACAGATCGCAACCGGGCTTCCAATCCTGAGCGCGCATGTCGTCGTCGAGCCCACGTGCTTCCAGGACGGACATGCGCCCGATATCCTCGCCGATCTTCAGAAATGTGTCGCCGATCACTTCCAGGTGAAAATCGACCACTCGACATTCCAAATCGAACCCAGCAACCACCGAGCAGCTGAGACGAATGCCCATGAATAG